A genomic stretch from Candidatus Thorarchaeota archaeon includes:
- a CDS encoding DUF302 domain-containing protein, whose product MDILLKEVSMDFEKAVEKLQNACGNNGFSVLATKNLDKIFKKALDLDEYARYTFVLACSPPLAKMALDVSKKVGLLFPCSFVVYEEDGKIFVGHASIMKAAVELGLAPEEEMAPVLEETGKRIGKVWDDL is encoded by the coding sequence ATGGATATACTTCTGAAAGAGGTCTCAATGGATTTCGAAAAGGCGGTTGAAAAATTGCAAAATGCATGCGGCAATAATGGTTTTTCCGTTCTTGCTACGAAGAATCTGGACAAGATTTTCAAGAAAGCTCTTGATTTGGATGAGTATGCCCGATATACCTTCGTTTTGGCATGTTCGCCTCCGCTAGCGAAGATGGCTCTTGATGTCTCAAAGAAAGTGGGGTTACTCTTTCCTTGTAGCTTCGTGGTGTATGAAGAAGACGGGAAGATTTTCGTTGGACATGCTTCAATCATGAAGGCTGCTGTTGAACTGGGTTTGGCTCCAGAGGAGGAAATGGCTCCAGTTCTTGAAGAGACAGGAAAGCGAATCGGTAAAGTATGGGATGATCTCTGA
- a CDS encoding OsmC family protein: MSEHAYELTVATVDDRVVEVNIPDVAPFKVTAAKDWWPDAPDGMLSPQTMLVSASATCIVLSLYKAAYKLRTMFDKVTVSARGEMEEIDNGYWNFGTMKLTLKIWIPSADERSKIEKAVRLAHESCPVANTLKWDTELNFDIIVS, translated from the coding sequence ATGTCTGAGCATGCCTATGAGCTTACTGTAGCAACGGTTGATGATCGAGTCGTAGAAGTGAACATCCCTGATGTTGCCCCATTCAAGGTTACAGCAGCTAAAGATTGGTGGCCTGATGCGCCTGACGGTATGCTTTCCCCTCAAACCATGCTAGTTTCCGCTTCTGCAACCTGCATTGTCCTCTCGCTTTACAAGGCCGCGTATAAGCTTCGAACGATGTTTGACAAAGTTACTGTATCCGCGCGTGGCGAAATGGAAGAGATTGATAATGGCTACTGGAATTTCGGGACGATGAAACTCACCCTCAAGATTTGGATACCTAGTGCAGATGAACGCTCGAAGATTGAGAAAGCAGTTCGACTGGCCCACGAATCCTGTCCGGTTGCTAACACGCTAAAGTGGGATACCGAACTGAACTTTGATATAATAGTAAGTTGA